The following nucleotide sequence is from archaeon BMS3Bbin15.
ATGAGGACAATAGAATTCAGGGATAATAGAGTAGTAATTCTTGACCAGACTCTTCTTCCAGAGAAAATTGAATATATTGAATGTAGAGAAATAAGCTGTATAGCTGAAGCAATAAAATCTCTCAGAATAAGAGGAGCCCCTGCCCTCGGTATAACTGCTGCTTTTGCACTTGCTTTAACTGCCTCTAAAAACTCAGCCAGAAGCAGAAAAGAAATTATAGAAGCTCTGGACGAGACATACAAAGTAATAAAAGCCACCCGACCCACTGCAGTAAATCTCGTCTGGGCTCTTGACAGAGTGATGGAAAAAGTCAGGGCATCTGAAGACCCTTCCGGTACTGCAATTTCCGAGGCTTTAAAAATTTATGAGGAAGACCTTGAGATTAACGGGAAGCTTAGCAGGTATGGTGCCGAACTCCTGGAAAGTGGTGATATTGTTCAAACCCACTGCAATGCTGGAGGTCTGGCTACAGGAGGCATTGGAACTGCTTTAGGTGTGATTCTTGAAGCTTGGAAGCAGGGAAAGGAGATAAGAGTATTTGCTGACGAAACAAGACCTCTGCTTCAGGGTGCAAGACTGACTGCCTTTGAACTTTCACAGGCAGACGTGCCTGTTACTGTTATAACAGACAGCATGGCAGGCTTTGTTATGCGCAGGCACAATGTCACAAAAGCTATAGTGGGCGCAGACAGGATAGCAGCCAATGGCGATACTGCAAACAAAATAGGAACATATACTCTTGCTGTGCTTGCAAAGGAACACAAAGTTCCATTCTATGTGGCTGCTCCTCTTTCCACAATTGATTTAAGGGCTGAAAGCGGTGAAGATATTCCAATAGAATACAGAAAAAAAGAGGAACTCGAATTTTTTTCTGGAAAAAGAATTGTGCCTCCGGAAGCAGATGTTCTTAATCCTGCCTTTGATGTTACACCGGCTGAATATATAACCGCAATAATAACGGAAAAAGGAGTTTTGAGGCCTCCTTTTAAAGAAAGTATAAGGAGAGCCTTTGAGTGATGAAAAGAGGATATACAACGGGTACATTTGCAAGTGCCGCGGCAAAAGCTGCAGTAAAAGCCTTATTTACAGGTGTCTTTCCTGACAGGGTTACTGTGGCACTGCCCGACAGTAAGAGAGTTGATATCCCGGTTACCAAGGTGACACTTTCAGAAGTTATGGCAGTTGCAAAAGCAGTAAAAAACTGGAGCAATGACCCTGATGTTACAAGAGGTGTTGAGATTTTTGCAGAGGCGGAGGAAACTGTAGAGGGAATAAAGCTTAAAGCTGGTGATGGTATAGGTATAGTGACAAAACCAGGTCTGAGAGTGCCCATAGGGGAACCGGCTATAAATCCTGTACCAAGAAAAATGATAATTAAAGCTGTTGAAGAAGCTCTTCCGTCTGGCAGAGGAGTTGAAATTACACTTTCAATTCCCAGGGGAAAAGAGCTGGCAGAAAAGACTCTCAACCCCAAGCTTGGAATATCTGGAGGAATATCCATTCTTGGTACAACAGGTGTGGTAACGCCCTGGAGTGAGAAAGCCTACAGGGAAAGCATATTACCCCAGGTGGATGTGGCTCTGGCAGAAGGTTTCACGGAGGTTATTCTGACACCCGGAAATCTTGGTTTTGTCCTTGCAATGAAAAAAGGGATTCCTGAGGATGCTGTTATAAAGGTTGGAAACTATTTTGATTTCATGATTGAGAAGTGCAGAGAAAAGGGGGTTGAAAAAATACTCCTTCTGGGCTATGTAGGGAAGCTTATGAAACTCAGTGCCGGGATATTTAACACTCATTCAAAAGTTGCTGATGCAAAATTTGAAATTCTTGCGGCAAATGCCTGTCTTGAAGGAGCTTCAAGGGAGGAGATTAAGGGGATAATGACAAGTTCCAATATTCAGGAAGCTATAAATCTGCTTGAGAATGATTTAAAGAATAGAATTCTGAAAAGGATAGCAGAGAAGGTTTCAGAGAAGGTTGAAGAAAGGTTTAAAATAGAGACCGGAACTGTTCTTACTTCAATGACAGAAGAAATTCTCTCCTGGGATGAGAAGGCAGGTAGAATAAAATGGGCAGAATACTTGTTATAGGCACAGGGCCGGGGAATGAAAAATATCTCACTCCTGTGGCAAGGGCTGCATTGGAAGAAGCCCGGGCAGTAGCTGGCGGGTCCAGAGCTTTGATGCTGGTTTCCAGGGAAAAAAGGAAATTTCAGATAAA
It contains:
- the mtnA gene encoding methylthioribose-1-phosphate isomerase, producing MRTIEFRDNRVVILDQTLLPEKIEYIECREISCIAEAIKSLRIRGAPALGITAAFALALTASKNSARSRKEIIEALDETYKVIKATRPTAVNLVWALDRVMEKVRASEDPSGTAISEALKIYEEDLEINGKLSRYGAELLESGDIVQTHCNAGGLATGGIGTALGVILEAWKQGKEIRVFADETRPLLQGARLTAFELSQADVPVTVITDSMAGFVMRRHNVTKAIVGADRIAANGDTANKIGTYTLAVLAKEHKVPFYVAAPLSTIDLRAESGEDIPIEYRKKEELEFFSGKRIVPPEADVLNPAFDVTPAEYITAIITEKGVLRPPFKESIRRAFE
- a CDS encoding cobalt-precorrin-6A synthase produces the protein MKRGYTTGTFASAAAKAAVKALFTGVFPDRVTVALPDSKRVDIPVTKVTLSEVMAVAKAVKNWSNDPDVTRGVEIFAEAEETVEGIKLKAGDGIGIVTKPGLRVPIGEPAINPVPRKMIIKAVEEALPSGRGVEITLSIPRGKELAEKTLNPKLGISGGISILGTTGVVTPWSEKAYRESILPQVDVALAEGFTEVILTPGNLGFVLAMKKGIPEDAVIKVGNYFDFMIEKCREKGVEKILLLGYVGKLMKLSAGIFNTHSKVADAKFEILAANACLEGASREEIKGIMTSSNIQEAINLLENDLKNRILKRIAEKVSEKVEERFKIETGTVLTSMTEEILSWDEKAGRIKWAEYLL